A window of the Brassica napus cultivar Da-Ae chromosome C5, Da-Ae, whole genome shotgun sequence genome harbors these coding sequences:
- the LOC106405317 gene encoding uncharacterized protein LOC106405317, with product MLVKAAASMSQSTFFNVSASSLTSKWVGDTIALRPQCRSLGHYHVWIWRKLSLRQRRHKVAASKYSGLRGSREPDEVQAVIIGVMKLLVSQFIILQSDSIRFSGFMARDEILDHFYKRSGFKWESFRACNSFTMLCNCFFIENFNGLRLLKSL from the exons ATGCTTGTCAAGGCAGCTGCTTCCATGTCACAGTCAACATTCTTCAACGTCTCAGCGTCTTCATTGACATCAAAATGG GTGGGTGATACCATTGCCCTCAGGCCTCAGTGCAGGTCCCTAGGCCACTATCACGTTTGGATTTGGAGAAAGCTCTCGCTACGTCAAAGAAGACACAAAGTTGCAGCAAGCAAGTACTCTGGACTGAGAGGGTCAAGGGAACCAGATGAGGTCCAAGCAGTGATAATTGGAGTTATGAAGCTACTAGTCTCTCAGTTCATTATCCTtcaatcagattcaatcagGTTCTCAGGGTTCATGGCTCGTGATGAGATTCTGGATCATTTTTATAAACGTTCTGGTTTCAAATGGGAAAGTTTTAGAGCTTGCAACAGTTTCACTATGCTCTGTAATTGTTtctttatagaaaattttaatgGCTTGAGGCTGCTTAAGAGTCTTTGA
- the LOC125587183 gene encoding uncharacterized protein LOC125587183, with protein sequence MCCLTADEYEDLKASKLGVFIKFKELDFGWTSRLVHFLLCFQLDIKKKFELWSLVVSQPVRFSLIEFEHLTGLNCDYIKDLENPLCEVTSEMAAFWEKMRVDIDTGPSIEQITEAFYNCDEWSPDDRMRLGYLAIYTGYIEGKKFSSATSASLARLVLMDSLKAKDLTQTGYTVDGFIQVLQVWAYYAMPELGANYGSPIPNRPSPLLLAYMGGKRQRKCFKAAINKQTIVKNFVQKDFDEMFPKWDGDVDDPAADNIIKVMFNDPGWEWTMECWPVTGTRKIVKMEVSPVKNEVSPVKSESVVKEESSRPRKKARKGSSVSAETPAAGSEGMTHQQIEKSLKDISDAINLGFGTCLKELKLLADRMVAVEKKVGITNRGGSSDDRQLTTTSNPPKPADEPGSESVNGAKAGRKEAKEPSLTTEPSSSRELCLVSPADDLPSDDPSLLILDKQVPTASDLLVEEARRQTKKETALVNLRKKSVRERKLAPTQQTPFKGNSTAKQIIPNKQVGGGYDPFGPYDKMKSKELTAWQMDAFINLLRQRYQNHPEHFRSDRMCFLDHIFSRQWRASYPDFKSDTPDANGLGRRLPGGAWNYHPGMIPCFCQSKKVWGVDVDDIYAPVNFKNQHWIAIWILIPKRHIVV encoded by the exons ATGTGTTGTCTCACAGCTGACGAATATGAGGATCTGAAGGCGTCGAAGTTAGGAGTGTTCATCAAATTCAAGGAGCTTGACTTTGGTTGGACTTCAAGGCTGGTACATTTTTTGCTCTGTTTCCAGCTGGACATCAAGAAGAAGTTTGAGCTCTGGAGTCTTGTCGTTTCAcaacctgtgaggttttcactgatAGAGTTTGAACACCTCACTGGGCTGAACTGCGATTACATCAAGGACCTGGAAAATCCATTGTGTGAGGTTACGTCGGAGATGGCTGCTTTCTGGGAGAAGATGCGTGTTGATATCGATACTGGGCCAAGTATTGAACAGATAACAGAAGCATTTTACAATTGCGACGAGTGGTCTCCGGATGATCGCATGCGGCTGGGATACCTTGCCATCTACACAGGATACATCGAAGGGAAAAAGTTCTCATCCGCTACATCAGCTAGTcttgcaaggcta gtgctgatggattCTCTGAAGGCAAAAGACTTGACGCAAACTGGTTACACTGTTGATGGGTTCATACAAGTGCTCCAAGTGTGGGCGTACTATGCTATGCCAGAATTGGGTGCTAATTATGGGTCTCCCATACCAAACAGACCGTCTCCACTGTTGCTAGCTTACATGGGTGGCAAAAGACAACGCAAATGTTTTAAGGCTGCTATCAATAAACAG ACTATCGTGAAGAACTTCGTTCAGAAggattttgatgaaatgtttccaaaatgggacGGAGACGTAGATGACCCTGCCGCGGATAACATAATTAAAGTCATGTTTAATGATCCTGGATGGGAGTGGACCATGGAATGCTGGCCAGTCACCGGTACTCGCAAGATTGTGAAGATGGAAGTGAGTCCAGTGAAGAATGAAGTGAGTCCCGTGAAGTCAGAGAGTGTTGTGAAGGAAGAAAGTAgcagacctcggaagaaagctcgtaaagggTCTTCTGTTTCTGCTGAGACACCTGCGGCGGGTAGTGAAGGGATGACGCATCAGCAGATTGAAAAGTCCTTGAAGGACATATCTGATGCCATTAATCTTGGCtttgggacgtgccttaaggagCTCAAGTTACTGGCGGATAGGATGgtagctgtggagaagaaggtgggaATCACCAACAGAGGGGGTTCATCTGATGATCGTCAACTTACAACCACTTCAAATCCACCAAAACCTGCTGACGAACCCGGG agtgaaagtgtgAATGGGGCGAAAGCAGGACGGAAGGAAGCCAAAGAACCGAGTCTTACTACAGAACCGAGTTCCTCGAGAGAGCTCTGTCTTGTGAGTCCTGCAGACGACTTACCGAGTGATGATCCTAGCCTTCTTATATTGGACAAACAAGTTCCCACCGCTTCAGATTTACTCGTTGAAGAAGCTAGAAGGCAGACAAAGAAGGAGACTGCTTTGGTGAATCTCCGTAAAAAAAGTGTGCGAGAAAGGAAGCTTGCTCCCACACAGCAAACTCCTTTTAAGGGAAACAGCACTGCCAAACAgatcattccaaacaaacaGGTTGGCGGAGGCTATGATCCTTTTGGACCCTATGACAAGATGAAGTCGAAGGAGCTCACTGCATGG CAAATGGAtgcttttattaatttactgaGGCAACGGTACCAAAACCATCCAGAACATTTCAGGAGCGACAGAATGTGCTTTCTTGATCATATATTTTCTCGGCAGTGGAGGGCCTCCTACCCTGATTTTAAGAGCGACACTCCTGATGCcaacggtttaggaagaagactccctggtggggcgtggaattatCATCCAGGCATGATACCTTGTTTTTGCCAATCTAAGAAGGTTTGGGGGGTGGATGTGGATGATATCTATGCACCTGTGAACTTCAAGAACCAGCATTGGATTGCTATATGGATAttgatccctaagaggcacatcgTCGTCTAG